From Haloplanus vescus, the proteins below share one genomic window:
- a CDS encoding sodium:solute symporter family protein produces the protein MTLQPLGIVLAYLLLTLGIGLFAYRVGGNDAEDFYLASRTLGTLVLLFTTFATLLSAFTFFGGPNLAYAAGPEWILVMGVMDGVLFAILWYLIGYRQWLIGRARDYVTLGEMLGDRFGSPLLRALVAGVSLLWLFPYVMLQQMGAGEALRGLTAGAVPYWGGAALITLFMIAYVTLSGLRGVAWTDTIQGLFMLSVLWVAVAWVVSSLGGVGAATDGMIAANPDFASLGGGVYTPQFIISSAVTIAFGVTMFPQINQRFFVAKSATVLKRSFALWPVLVLLLFVPAFMLGAWAAGLPIEVPEGANVLSVLLAEYTPTWFAALVVAGAMAAMMSSSDSMLLSGSSYFTRDLYRPLVDPDVSERREAWIARLGVAVFATFAFLASLTRPGTLIEVGDTAFSGFALLAPSVMIALYWDATTRDGMLVGIAVPQVLYLLHVLLPAVTVSLRGTTVDLLARSYGGWDVALAFMALGALLTVGVSLASSPSFGEDAARFAVDGD, from the coding sequence GTGACGCTCCAACCGCTCGGCATCGTCCTCGCTTACCTCCTCCTGACGCTCGGCATCGGCCTGTTCGCCTACCGCGTCGGCGGCAACGACGCCGAGGACTTCTATCTCGCCAGCCGGACGCTCGGCACGCTCGTCCTCCTCTTCACCACCTTCGCGACGCTCCTGTCGGCCTTTACCTTCTTCGGGGGGCCGAACCTCGCCTACGCCGCCGGTCCCGAGTGGATTCTCGTGATGGGCGTGATGGACGGGGTTCTTTTCGCCATCCTCTGGTATCTCATCGGCTACCGGCAGTGGCTCATCGGCCGCGCCCGCGACTACGTCACGCTCGGCGAGATGCTCGGTGACCGCTTCGGGTCGCCGCTCCTCCGAGCGCTGGTCGCCGGCGTCAGCCTCCTCTGGCTCTTCCCCTACGTCATGCTCCAGCAGATGGGGGCCGGCGAGGCGCTCCGTGGACTGACGGCCGGCGCCGTCCCCTACTGGGGCGGCGCGGCGCTCATCACACTCTTTATGATTGCCTACGTGACCCTCTCGGGACTCCGAGGCGTCGCATGGACCGACACGATTCAGGGGCTGTTCATGCTCTCCGTCCTCTGGGTCGCGGTGGCGTGGGTCGTGAGCAGTCTCGGCGGCGTCGGCGCCGCTACCGACGGGATGATCGCTGCCAACCCCGACTTCGCCTCGCTCGGCGGCGGCGTCTACACCCCGCAGTTCATCATCTCTAGCGCCGTCACCATCGCCTTCGGCGTCACCATGTTCCCGCAGATAAACCAGCGCTTCTTCGTCGCGAAGTCGGCGACGGTGCTGAAACGCTCCTTCGCGCTCTGGCCGGTGCTGGTCCTCCTCCTGTTCGTCCCCGCGTTCATGCTCGGGGCGTGGGCCGCGGGGCTTCCCATCGAGGTGCCCGAGGGGGCGAACGTCCTCTCGGTCCTGCTGGCGGAGTACACGCCAACGTGGTTCGCGGCGCTCGTCGTCGCCGGCGCGATGGCGGCGATGATGTCCTCGTCGGACTCGATGCTCCTCTCGGGGTCGTCCTACTTCACCCGTGACCTCTATCGACCGCTGGTCGACCCCGACGTGAGCGAGCGACGAGAGGCGTGGATTGCTCGGCTGGGCGTCGCCGTCTTCGCGACGTTCGCCTTCCTCGCCAGCCTCACCCGCCCCGGCACACTCATCGAAGTCGGCGACACCGCCTTCTCCGGGTTCGCCCTCTTGGCTCCGTCCGTGATGATCGCGCTCTACTGGGACGCGACGACCCGCGACGGCATGCTCGTCGGCATCGCCGTGCCGCAGGTCCTCTATCTCCTCCACGTCCTGCTTCCGGCGGTCACCGTCAGCCTTCGCGGCACGACCGTCGACCTCCTCGCTCGCTCGTACGGCGGGTGGGACGTCGCCCTCGCGTTCATGGCTCTCGGCGCCCTCCTGACCGTCGGCGTCTCGCTCGCCTCCTCGCCCTCCTTTGGCGAGGACGCCGCGCGCTTCGCTGTCGACGGGGACTAG
- a CDS encoding VOC family protein, protein MDVVDMDHVALRVSDVDRALEFYHDLLGLSVRDHDRFEAGEVPYVAVVAGGRHLHLVPTDDPIDVGGEHVCLLVRSDGTGTRAELDALLDDLRDAGVEIEAGEPHERYGAYGRDWAAYVRDPDGRRVELKLH, encoded by the coding sequence ATGGACGTCGTCGATATGGACCACGTCGCGCTCCGCGTCAGCGACGTGGACCGCGCGCTCGAATTCTATCACGACCTACTCGGCCTCTCGGTCCGTGACCACGACCGGTTCGAGGCCGGTGAGGTGCCCTACGTCGCCGTCGTCGCCGGGGGCCGCCACCTCCATCTCGTCCCCACCGACGACCCCATCGACGTGGGCGGCGAACACGTCTGTCTGCTCGTTCGCTCCGACGGGACGGGCACCCGTGCGGAACTCGACGCCCTCCTCGACGACTTGCGCGACGCGGGCGTCGAGATAGAGGCCGGCGAACCTCACGAGCGCTACGGGGCCTACGGCCGCGACTGGGCGGCGTACGTCCGTGACCCCGACGGGCGACGGGTCGAACTCAAGTTGCATTAG
- a CDS encoding DUF3311 domain-containing protein: protein MRSIRDWLWVVGFATLVVFSIPWFLWGSSRVVAGLPVWLWWHLGWMVLASVTFALFTRSAWDRLMGVDAVRGGDA, encoded by the coding sequence ATGCGTTCGATACGCGATTGGCTGTGGGTGGTCGGGTTTGCAACCCTCGTCGTGTTCTCGATTCCCTGGTTCCTCTGGGGGTCGTCGAGGGTGGTCGCCGGGTTGCCGGTGTGGCTCTGGTGGCACCTCGGCTGGATGGTACTGGCTTCCGTCACGTTCGCGCTGTTCACCCGGTCGGCTTGGGACCGGCTGATGGGCGTCGACGCCGTCAGGGGTGGTGACGCGTGA
- a CDS encoding SRPBCC family protein produces the protein MAVYQRRTRVAAPLDEVWDFHSRVSGLEALTPDWLNLRVESVTGPDGDPDPEILEAGARIDASVRPFDIGPRQRWTSIITARERDDGTAYFRDRMEGGPFREWEHTHRFFADGDETIVDDRVAYALPLGPLDGAIAPLAKLGLDPMFRYRHRQTRERLESPERF, from the coding sequence ATGGCCGTCTACCAACGCCGGACGCGCGTCGCCGCGCCGCTCGACGAGGTGTGGGACTTTCACTCCCGAGTCAGCGGGCTGGAGGCGCTGACGCCCGACTGGCTGAACCTCCGCGTCGAATCGGTTACCGGGCCGGACGGTGACCCCGACCCCGAGATACTGGAAGCCGGGGCGCGCATCGACGCCTCGGTCCGTCCCTTCGATATCGGCCCGCGACAGCGGTGGACCTCGATAATCACCGCCCGCGAGCGCGACGACGGGACCGCGTACTTCCGCGACCGGATGGAGGGTGGCCCGTTCCGGGAGTGGGAGCACACCCATCGCTTCTTCGCTGACGGCGACGAGACGATAGTCGACGACCGGGTCGCCTACGCCCTCCCACTCGGCCCACTCGACGGCGCGATTGCGCCGCTCGCGAAACTCGGTCTCGACCCGATGTTCCGGTATCGCCACCGGCAGACACGCGAACGCCTCGAATCGCCTGAACGGTTTTGA